From Carya illinoinensis cultivar Pawnee chromosome 5, C.illinoinensisPawnee_v1, whole genome shotgun sequence, one genomic window encodes:
- the LOC122311072 gene encoding late embryogenesis abundant protein At1g64065-like: protein MMAEKEQSPYPLAPANGYVRSDAEAVRAHPDKQRKKKRMKCIAYIAAFAVFQTIIILGFALTVMRIKSPKFRVRAASFTGNFDVTNSSYNLQMNAQFTVKNTNFGHFKYEYGTVRFAQNGVRVGEANINDARVRARSTKKVNATVVLSSSNNNPALTSDIVYGRLPLTISSKLEGKVHLMKVFKKKKSAQMNCTVYVNLGMHQIENLTCT, encoded by the coding sequence ATGATGGCAGAAAAGGAACAATCACCCTATCCCTTGGCACCGGCCAATGGATACGTCCGAAGTGACGCGGAGGCGGTCAGGGCACACCCCGACAAGCAGCGCAAAAAGAAGCGTATGAAGTGCATAGCATATATTGCTGCTTTCGCTGTTTTCCAAACCATAATCATATTGGGCTTTGCCTTAACCGTGATGCGCATCAAAAGTCCAAAGTTCCGGGTTCGTGCTGCCTCATTTACTGGCAATTTTGATGTCACGAACTCTTCGTATAACTTGCAGATGAATGCTCAATTCACAGTAAAGAACACCAATTTTGGTCACTTCAAATATGAATATGGCACCGTTCGATTTGCCCAAAACGGGGTGCGTGTTGGTGAGGCCAATATCAACGATGCACGAGTCAGGGCTCGATCAACCAAAAAGGTAAATGCTACAGTAGTATTGAGTTCATCCAACAACAATCCTGCATTAACAAGTGATATAGTTTATGGTCGTTTGCCACTGACTATCTCCTCAAAGTTGGAGGGAAAGGTACACCTGATGAAGGTTttcaagaagaagaaatctGCTCAGATGAATTGCACCGTGTATGTTAATCTCGGAATGCATCAAATCGAGAATTTGACATGCACGTGA
- the LOC122309001 gene encoding late embryogenesis abundant protein At1g64065-like: MTGDKDARRKRHMKCLAFIVAGVIAQTAIIVVFVLLVMRIRNLKVRLDSVTVENVNATSSSSSSPSFSMKLTALVTVKNTNFGHFKFDDSTATVSYNGAQVGEGPILKARAKARSTKKFNVTVPVSSSNLSTNSGSLVSDINLGILPLSSHAKLNGKIHLFKIFKKKKSAEMSCTMEVDTKKNVIQKLTCK, encoded by the coding sequence ATGACTGGCGACAAAGATGCACGTCGTAAAAGACACATGAAGTGTTTGGCATTCATAGTTGCCGGGGTCATAGCACAAACCGCAATCATAGTAGTCTTTGTGCTGCTGGTTATGCGCATCCGAAATCTTAAGGTCCGGTTAGATTCAGTCACTGTGGAAAATGTTAACGCgacttcctcctcctcctcctcaccCTCCTTTAGCATGAAACTTACTGCTCTTGTCACCGTCAAAAACACCAATTTCGGTCACTTCAAATTCGATGACAGCACGGCTACAGTTTCGTATAACGGTGCCCAGGTTGGAGAGGGCCCTATACTTAAGGCGCGCGCCAAGGCTCGATCGACCAAGAAGTTTAATGTCACGGTGCCGGTGAGTTCAAGCAATTTATCGACGAATTCTGGCAGCTTGGTTAGTGACATCAACTTGGGGATTTTGCCGCTTAGCAGTCATGCCAAACTCAATGGGAAGATTCATTTATTCAAgatttttaagaagaaaaagtcTGCGGAAATGAGTTGTACCATGGAGGTTGATACCAAAAAGAATGTCATCCAGAAATTGACATGCAAATGA